A stretch of the Lactuca sativa cultivar Salinas chromosome 9, Lsat_Salinas_v11, whole genome shotgun sequence genome encodes the following:
- the LOC128129020 gene encoding uncharacterized mitochondrial protein AtMg00810-like: MTDLGDLNYFLGIAVSRDNKGMLLSQQKYALEILEKVHMLNCKPARTPTEATAKLDNTGPHVSDPTLYRSLAGALQYLTFTRPDITYAVQKICLYMHDPREPHFNALKRILRYLQGTVSLGLQLYTSSSQLLVAYSDADWAGCPTSCRSTSGFCIFLGHNLVSWSSKRQTTVSHSSAEAEYRGVANVVAETAWIRNLLRELHHPPDKASIVYCDNVSAVYMTGNPVQHQRIKHIEIDIHFVCDQVATGQFRVLHVPSSSQYADIFTKGLPTPLFLDFRSNVNILPSSTVQTAGGC; encoded by the coding sequence ATGACTGACCTTGGTGATCTCAATTATTTTCTCGGTATTGCTGTGTCTCGTGATAATAAAGGCATGCTCCTGTCTCAACAGAAATATGCTCTCGAGATTCTTGAGAAAGTTCACATGCTCAACTGCAAGCCTGCTCGCACCCCTACCGAAGCCACTGCCAAACTTGATAATACCGGCCCTCATGTCTCCGATCCTACTTTGTATCGTAGTCTTGCTGGGGCTCTTCAGTATCTTACCTTTACACGACCCGACATCACTTATGCTGTCCAAAAAATTTGTCTTTATATGCATGATCCACGAGAACCTCACTTCAATGCTCTGAAACGTATTTTAAGGTATCTTCAGGGTACGGTGTCTCTTGGTCTTCAATTGTATACCTCCTCTTCTCAACTGCTGGTGGCCTACTCCGATGCTGATTGGGCTGGATGCCCCACCTCATGTCGTTCCACTTCTGGATTTTGTATCTTTCTGGGTCATAATCTGGTGTCTTGGTCCTCGAAACGCCAAACCACAGTCTCTCATTCAAGTGCCGAAGCTGAATATCGCGGGGTGGCGAATGTAGTTGCTGAAACTGCTTGGATCCGGAATCTTCTTCGTGAGCTTCATCATCCTCCTGATAAAGCTAGCATCGTGTATTGCGATAATGTTAGTGCTGTGTACATGACTGGGAACCCTGTCCAACACCAGCGCATCAAGCACATCGAGATTGATATCCACTTTGTTTGTGATCAGGTAGCCACTGGACAGTTTCGTGTTCTCCATGTTCCCTCATCGTCTCAGTATGCCGACATTTTTACAAAGGGCCTGCCTACACCTTTGTTTCTTGATTTTCGGTCCAACGTGAACATTCTTCCTTCCTCTACCGTTCAAACTGCAGGGGGATGTTAG